The following DNA comes from Nocardia sp. XZ_19_385.
GTCCACCGCGTCGAGCACGGACGGCAGCAGCAGCGTGGTCGCGACGGAGCCGGTATGCCCACCGCCCTCACCGCCCTGCACGATCACCGCGTCGGCGCCCCAGGATGCGACTTTCACCGCATGCTTGGCCGCGCCGATGGAGGGAACCACCACCACGCCATTGTCTTTGAGCCGCGCGATGAGCTCTTTCTTGGGCGCAAGGGCAAAGGAGGCGACCTTCACACCCTCGCGGATCATCAGCTCGCAGCGCTCGGCGGCGTCGAAGCCGTCGGCGCGGATGTTCACGCCGAACGGTTTGTCGGTCTGCGACTTGGTCTTCGCGATGGCCGCTTCGAGCTCTTCGAAGGTCATGGTGGCCGAGGCCAGGATGCCCAGCCCGCCCGCATTGGCGGTGGCGGACACCAGGCTCGGTCCGGCGACCCAGCCCATGCCGGTCTGCACGATCGGGTGCTCGATGCCGACCAGCTCGGTGAGCGGCGTGTGCAGACGCCCGGTCATGCCTGGACCTCCTTCTCCCGGAAACCTCTGGGATCGAGGACGGTACGGATGATCCGCAGCTCTTCGTCGGTGGGCCAACGGGTCTCGCCAGCTTCGCCGAGCCCGGCGATCTCGAACGACGTGTTCTCGGCGACCTCACCCGCGGTCACACCCGGGTGCAGCGACAGCGCGCGCAGGGTGTGGTCCGGGCCGTTGAAGTCGAAGACGCCCAGGTTGGACACCACCCGGTGCAGATGGTGGAACCGGTAAGCCGGGTTCTCGGGATCGATCTTGTCGTAACCGATTCCGGAGACGATATCCACGGCCTCCACGAACACGCGCCGGTTGTGCTTGGGCACGAAGTAACTGGTGGCATGGTTGATGGTGTTGCCGGGCGCGCCGCGCACACCGAACATCTGCCGCGAAGGCTGCTGCAGCGCACCGAAAGCCGACAGATTCTGGTTGCCGTGCCGGTCGATCTGGTTGGCGCCCATCACCACGTGGCGGCGGCCGGAGGCGACCACGTCGAACACCTTGGAGAACGGGATCCAGCCCTCGATCGGAGCCTTGCCGCCGATCGCGGGCACCTCGGCGAAGAACAGCGCCTCACCGTCGGAGAGCAGCAGATCCGGCTCGAAGGTGAGCCGGGCCAGGCGCGCGCCGATGGTGGTGACGGTGGACATCGGGCTGGCCATGATTTCGCCCGCGCCACGGAAGATTTCGGCCGCGGCGACGACGCAGACCTCGGCCCGGGTGATCGTCTCAGTTGTGCTCACTTCTGCTCCTCGGCGAAAGCGCGGACGGCGGCCTGGTATTCGTCCTCGGACACATCCAGGTACCGCGCCTTGAACTCGGCCCACGACTCGGGCGTCTTGGCGGCTTCGACGTAGTGGCGCTGGAACTTCTCGTCGCGGCCGTAGCTGCCGGAGAAGGTGAAGTGCGCGCCGCCCGGCGCCTCGACCACGCCGTCGACCATCATCCGGTTCAGGATGATCGACTGCTGCGGAACGGCTTTCACCAGCTCCTCGGTCTCCACCAGCCGGTCCACCGACAGATAGCGGCGCTCGGCGGCCAGACAGTACAGATCGTCGAAGTAGGGGTCGACGCCGGTGTAGGCGGCATTGCCGTGCTTGTCGGCCAGATCCAGATGGACGAACGCGGCATCGAGGTTCAGCGCGGGCATGGCGACCAGGGTTTCGGTCTTGCCGTCGGTCGGGTACGGCGACTGCACGGTCCGCAGCTCGCCCTCCCAGAAATCGATTACGGCGGAACCCAATCCGGCGCGGATGGGCAGGAAGGGCAGCCGCGCCGCGGCGGCTTGCAGGCCGCACTTGACCATGCCCTCGTCCATTTCGCGCACGGTGATCTCGCCGCCGGTGCGCGCCTTGGCGAACCACGGATCGTAGAACGGCGCGGAATCCAGGGAAACGAAGCCGTAGTAGGCCTTTCGCACCTTGCCCGCCGAACACAGCAGACCCAGATCCGGCCCGCCGTAGGTGACGACGGTCAAATCCTTGATGTCCGAACGCAAGAGCGCGCGGACGAAGGCGAGCGGCTTGCGCCGGGAACCCCAGCCGCCGATGCCGATCGTCATCCCGCTGCGCAGCTCGCCGACCACATCGTCGAGCGACATTCGCTTGTCGCGCATCTACTTCCCCTTCTTCTGTGCGGCCAGGTCGTCGTCGAAGCGCGCCCGGATCTCATCGGCCACACCGGCGAGGTTGAGCTCCATGGTGAAGCCCTGCTCGAAGCGGTAGGACCGGTGCACGTCCTGCACGTCGATGCCGTTGAGCGCCTTCTTGGCGGCGCGGATGACGCGGCGGTCCTTGTTCGCGATGTTCTTCGCGACTTCCATTGCGGCGGCGTCGAGTTCGGCCCGCGGCACCACCTTGTAGACCGAGCCGAAGTGATGCAGCTGCTGGGCGGTGAGCTTGCCCGCGGTGTAGAACATGGTCCGCATCAGATGCTGGGGGACCAGCCGGGCCAGGTGGGTGGCCGCGCCGAGCGCGCCGCGATCGACCTCGGGGAGGCCGAAGGTCGCGTCGTCGGAGGCGACGATGACATCGGAGTTGCCGACCAGGCCGATGCCGCCGCCGAGGCAGAAGCCGTTGACGGCGGTGACCACCGGAACCTGGCAGTCGTAGACGGCGGCGAAGGCTTCGAAGCAGCCGTGGTTGGCCGCGATCAGCTTGGCGTGGCCGACGTCCTCGTTCATTTCCTTGATGTCGACACCCGCGTTGAAGCCGCGCCCCTCGGCGCGCAGCACGACGACCCGGGTCTCCGGGTCGCGCCCGGCCGCCCGGATGGCGTCGGCGAGGGCGAACCAGCCGTCCGAAGGCAGGGCATTGACCGGCGGATAGTCGACCGTGACGACTTCAACGCCTGCGGTTTCGGTGTGACGGTTGATCCCCATCGAATGTCCCATCGTGCTGTGGAGGCCTGAGCATTGCCGAAGCAAGCAGTTGCTTGGTAGGTTAGCACGGTGGCTCTCGAAATCGACCTGTCCGGCCGCGTTGTTCTCGTCACCGGCGGTGTGCGAGGCGTCGGCGCCGGAGTGAGCAAGGCCTTCCTCGCGGCGGGCGCGACCGTCATCGCCTGTGCGCGCCGCCCGGCCGAAGCGCCGGTGTCCAGCGACGGACGGGAAATCGAATATCTGCCCTGCGATGTGCGGGACGCGGATTCGGTCAACGGGCTGATCGAGACCATCGTGCGCAAGCACGGCCGCCTCGATCACGTGGTCAACAATGCGGGCGGCGCGCCTTTCGCGCTCGCCGCACAGGCCAGCAAGAACTTCCATTCGAAGATCGTGGAGCTGAACCTGCTTGCTCCGCTGCTGGTTTCGCAAATCGCCAACGCGGTGATGCAGGAGCAGCCGGACGGCGGCTCGATCGTGATGGTTTCCAGCGTCAGCGGGCACCGGCCCTCGCCGGGCACCGCGGCCTACGGCGCGGCCAAGGCGGGCATCGACAGCCTGACCCAGTCGCTGTCGGTGGAGTGGGCGCCGAAGGTTCGGGTGAATTCGCTGGTCGTCGGGCTGGTCGAAACCGAGCAGAGCGAACTGCACTACGGCGACCAGAACGGCATCGCCGCGGTCGCCGAGACCATTCCGCTGGGCCGGCTGGCCCGCCCCGAGGACATCGGACACTGCGCCGCCTTCCTCGCCTCACCGCTGGCCGCCTACGTCAGCGGCGCGACCCTGCTGGTGCACGGCGGCGGTGAGCGCCCGGCCTTCCTCGCGGCCGCCACGGTCGAGCACCGCTGAATCAATGAATACGAAAGAGGGACAACAGGTATGAGCACCCAGATCTGCGCCGGGCGCGTCGTTATCGTCACCGGCGCGGGCCGCGGCATCGGGCGGGCGCACGCGCTGGCCTTCGCCGCCGTGGGCGCGAAGGTGGTCGTCAATGACCTCGGCTCCGCGCTG
Coding sequences within:
- a CDS encoding CoA-transferase subunit beta; its protein translation is MSTTETITRAEVCVVAAAEIFRGAGEIMASPMSTVTTIGARLARLTFEPDLLLSDGEALFFAEVPAIGGKAPIEGWIPFSKVFDVVASGRRHVVMGANQIDRHGNQNLSAFGALQQPSRQMFGVRGAPGNTINHATSYFVPKHNRRVFVEAVDIVSGIGYDKIDPENPAYRFHHLHRVVSNLGVFDFNGPDHTLRALSLHPGVTAGEVAENTSFEIAGLGEAGETRWPTDEELRIIRTVLDPRGFREKEVQA
- a CDS encoding SDR family oxidoreductase is translated as MALEIDLSGRVVLVTGGVRGVGAGVSKAFLAAGATVIACARRPAEAPVSSDGREIEYLPCDVRDADSVNGLIETIVRKHGRLDHVVNNAGGAPFALAAQASKNFHSKIVELNLLAPLLVSQIANAVMQEQPDGGSIVMVSSVSGHRPSPGTAAYGAAKAGIDSLTQSLSVEWAPKVRVNSLVVGLVETEQSELHYGDQNGIAAVAETIPLGRLARPEDIGHCAAFLASPLAAYVSGATLLVHGGGERPAFLAAATVEHR
- a CDS encoding enoyl-CoA hydratase family protein, which produces MGINRHTETAGVEVVTVDYPPVNALPSDGWFALADAIRAAGRDPETRVVVLRAEGRGFNAGVDIKEMNEDVGHAKLIAANHGCFEAFAAVYDCQVPVVTAVNGFCLGGGIGLVGNSDVIVASDDATFGLPEVDRGALGAATHLARLVPQHLMRTMFYTAGKLTAQQLHHFGSVYKVVPRAELDAAAMEVAKNIANKDRRVIRAAKKALNGIDVQDVHRSYRFEQGFTMELNLAGVADEIRARFDDDLAAQKKGK
- a CDS encoding CoA transferase subunit A, with the protein product MRDKRMSLDDVVGELRSGMTIGIGGWGSRRKPLAFVRALLRSDIKDLTVVTYGGPDLGLLCSAGKVRKAYYGFVSLDSAPFYDPWFAKARTGGEITVREMDEGMVKCGLQAAAARLPFLPIRAGLGSAVIDFWEGELRTVQSPYPTDGKTETLVAMPALNLDAAFVHLDLADKHGNAAYTGVDPYFDDLYCLAAERRYLSVDRLVETEELVKAVPQQSIILNRMMVDGVVEAPGGAHFTFSGSYGRDEKFQRHYVEAAKTPESWAEFKARYLDVSEDEYQAAVRAFAEEQK